The following are encoded together in the Pleurocapsa sp. FMAR1 genome:
- a CDS encoding lipopolysaccharide biosynthesis protein, with the protein MSKQNQKSSQTKYQNYFDTDNLTADLKKRSIRGGAIVFVTQFSKFCIQMGSTVILARLLTPDDYGLIGMATVIVRFVQLFKDLGLSDATIQQSKVNHQQISTLFWINIAFSCLIALIVAAIAPLVANFYHQPKLEGIVLALASIFIFSGLSVQHQALLKRKMQFAILAKIEIISLISGVSAAIVSAVMGSGYWALVILQLVTVIANSLCAWIYCRWRPSLPSPKADIGSMLAFGGNLSGFNAVNYFARNLDNILIGRIWGVQPLGIYERAYQLILLPIQQINNPIGNVAVTTLSRLQNQPDQYRRYYFKAILLITTIGMPMVAFMFACTKLLILAVLGEQWLEAVLVFRCLAPAAFIGTINVAEGWVYQSLAFTDRMFRWGIVFAICNVLVFVFSVRGGIVSVAIAYSIFLILVKIPSIVYCYHKTPLKLADLVRTIYRPAIAAIGAAGIIMLLEHWSVVDIQTVVNLLIYAVLYSFCYIAFWLILPNGRSTLLNMIHIAKNLKTDKQTT; encoded by the coding sequence GTGTCAAAGCAGAATCAGAAATCTTCACAGACCAAATATCAAAATTATTTTGATACCGATAATTTAACTGCGGATTTGAAAAAGCGATCTATCCGTGGTGGGGCAATTGTTTTTGTTACCCAGTTTAGTAAATTTTGTATTCAGATGGGGTCAACAGTAATTTTAGCGAGGCTACTTACCCCCGATGATTATGGCTTGATTGGCATGGCGACAGTCATAGTTCGCTTTGTGCAGCTATTTAAAGATCTGGGTTTGTCTGATGCTACTATTCAGCAGTCAAAGGTCAATCATCAACAAATTAGTACGCTTTTTTGGATCAACATTGCCTTTAGCTGTTTAATTGCTTTGATCGTAGCTGCGATCGCGCCACTGGTAGCTAATTTTTATCATCAGCCAAAGCTAGAAGGAATTGTTTTAGCATTAGCTAGCATTTTTATTTTTAGTGGTTTGAGTGTTCAGCACCAAGCATTACTTAAGCGTAAAATGCAGTTTGCTATTTTAGCCAAAATCGAAATTATTTCTCTGATTTCAGGGGTGAGTGCTGCTATTGTCTCCGCCGTTATGGGTAGTGGCTACTGGGCATTAGTCATCTTGCAGTTAGTAACGGTTATAGCTAATAGTCTTTGTGCCTGGATTTACTGTCGCTGGCGACCTAGTTTGCCTAGTCCCAAGGCTGATATTGGTTCAATGTTGGCGTTTGGTGGCAATTTATCAGGCTTTAATGCGGTTAATTATTTTGCTCGTAATTTAGATAATATTTTAATTGGTCGAATTTGGGGAGTACAGCCTTTGGGTATCTATGAAAGAGCCTATCAGCTAATTTTGCTGCCAATTCAGCAGATCAATAATCCTATAGGCAATGTCGCAGTTACTACCCTTAGTCGCTTACAAAATCAACCAGATCAATATCGCCGTTATTATTTCAAAGCTATTTTACTTATTACCACCATCGGTATGCCGATGGTGGCTTTTATGTTTGCCTGTACTAAACTATTAATTTTGGCAGTTTTGGGGGAACAATGGCTAGAGGCAGTATTAGTCTTTCGCTGTTTAGCTCCTGCTGCCTTTATTGGTACAATTAACGTAGCCGAAGGCTGGGTCTATCAATCATTGGCGTTTACTGACCGTATGTTTCGTTGGGGAATAGTTTTTGCTATCTGTAACGTACTGGTGTTTGTGTTCAGCGTGCGCGGAGGAATAGTTAGCGTCGCGATCGCCTACAGTATTTTTCTAATTTTGGTCAAAATTCCCTCTATTGTCTATTGCTATCACAAAACGCCTTTAAAGCTTGCTGATTTGGTTCGTACAATCTATCGACCTGCCATAGCGGCGATCGGTGCAGCAGGAATAATTATGCTCCTGGAACATTGGTCGGTGGTTGATATTCAAACTGTAGTTAATTTATTAATTTATGCAGTTCTCTATAGTTTTTGTTATATTGCTTTCTGGCTAATTTTGCCTAATGGTCGCTCTACTTTATTAAACATGATCCATATAGCTAAAAACTTAAAAACAGACAAGCAAACAACCTGA